The genomic DNA GATGCTGGGGGTGGCGACGGCGCTGGACCTGGCCGGGATCGCGCTGCTCGTCGTGGGAATCGTCAGCCTCGCCTCGGGAGCCGGGCAGGGCGGCATGTGGGTGGTCATCGTGAGCGGCCTGATGATCCTGCTCGGGTCCTTCATGTACTTCGGCCTCACCGCGGTGGCGCCGGGCGAGGCCAGGGTGGTGCAGTTGCTCGGCCGGTACGTCGGCACCCTGCGCACCCCCGGCTTCCAGTGGGTCAACCCGATCACGGTGCGCCGGCGGGTGTCCACGAGGATCCGCAACCACGAGACGGACGTGACGAAGGTCAACGACGCGGACGGCAACCCGATCCAGATCGCGACCGTGGTGGTCTGGCAGGTGCAGGACACCGCGCAGGCGGTCTTCGAGGTGGACGACTTCGTGGAGTTCGTGGCCATCCAGGCGGAGACGGCCGTGCGGCACATCGCGGGCAGCTATCCGTATGACGCGCACGGCGAGCCCAGGCTGTCCCTGCGGGACAACGCCGACGAGATCAACGAGCGGCTGTCCACGGAGATCGCGGCCAGGGTGTCGTCCGCCGGGGTGAAGGTCATCGAGTCCCGCATCATCCACCTGGCGTACGCGCCCGAGATCGCCCACGCCATGCTGCGCCGCCAGCAGGCGGGCGCGGTGGTGGCGGCGCGGCAGCGGATCGTCGAGGGGGCGGTCGGCATGGTGGAGATGGCCCTGGCCAGGCTCGCCGAGCACGACGTGGTCGAGCTGGACGAGGAGCGCAAGGCGGCCATGGTGAGCAACCTGCTCGTGGTGCTGGTCGGTGACCGCGACACCCAGCCCGTGGTCAACACGGGCACGCTCTACCAGTAATCACCGTGGAGCGGAAGAAGATCCTGCTGCGGCTTGACCCGGTGGTTCACGACGCGCTGGCCAGGTGGGCGTCCGACGAGCTGCGCAGCACGAACTCCCAGATCGAGTTCCTGCTGCGCAGGGCCCTGTCCGAGGCCGGACGCCTGCCCGACGGGGTTGGGCGGATGCGCCCACGCGGACGGCCGAGGAAGGCGCCGCAGGACGGCACAGGGGACGACACAGATCAGGACGAAGAAGAGGAGCGGGCGGATGGAGACGCAAGTGAAGCAGGGTGAGTCACTGACCCGATCGGCCTTCCTGCTGGCCTTCGACCTGCGGAAGGAGAAGCTGACCCAGCGGGGGGAGCTGGGCTACCTGCTGCGCGCGGCCACCCTCGCCGAGCTGCTGCTGGCGGGCAACCTGGCGGACGAGTCGGGCAAGGCGCGAGCTCTCACCGCCCCGGCCGCCGAGCCGGGTTCCCTGCGGGCCGTGGTCTGGGAGCAGATCTCGAACTCGCCGCCCCGCTCGTGGCGGCGGTGGGTGCAGAAGGACCACGGCAAGGCGGTCCGCGTGGTACGCGACGAGCTGGAGGCCGCCCGGATGATCAGCGTGGAGCGGCGCCGGATCCTGCTGTTCCCACTCGAGCGGATCACGCCGCGCAAGGCGTACCTGTCGCGCAGGCTGGCCGAGCGTGTCGGCCGGGCCATCCGCGGCGGCCAGCCGGTCGGGCGCCTGGACGAGGACGTCCGCGTCCTGGCGGCGCTGGCCACGGCGGCCCGGCTCAAGACGGTGGTTCCCTCCTGGCGGGAGAGGCGTCTGCGCCGGGACCGGATCCAGCAGCTGTCCGTGCCCGTCGAGCCGATCGCGACCGCATTGCGCAAGAGCGTCGAGGCTGCCAGGTCGGCGGCGAGCGAAGTCGGCTGACACGACGGATCCCGGCGGCTCTCACCGCCGGCTCTCGGAGGAGATCACTTGACCACGTCGATCGAAGCACGGCCCGGCCCCGCACCATCGAGCACATGATTTCCATGACTACCAGGGCGAACGGCTCGGAAGCCACGATTGACCCATAGCGAAGGAGAGGACCTGATGATCGAGATCAGCGAGCTCCGCAAGCGCTTCGCGGGCGGCCCCGACGCTCCCGACGGCAAGCTCGCCCTGGATGGGATCAGTTTCTTCGTACGGCCGGGGGAGATGTTCGGGTTCGTCGGCGCGAACGGCGCGGGCAAGACGACGACCATGCGCATCGTGATGGGTGTGCTCCAGGCCGATTCCGGCTCGGTGAGCCGGCAGGGCCGCCAGCTCGGCTACGACGACCGGCGCCGCTTCGGCTACATGCCGGAAGAACGTGGCCTCTACCAGAAGATGTGGGTCGCCGAGCAGATCGAATACTTCGGGCCGCCTGCACGGGATGAGCGCCGCGGCCGCCAAGAAGGCCACCGAGGACCTTATGAAGCGGCTGGGTGTGGCCGAGCGCAGGAACGACCCGGTGCAGGCGCTCTCGCTGGGCAACCGGCAGCGCGTGCAGCTGGTGCACGACCCCGAGGTGCTGGTGCTGGACGAGCCGTTCTCCGGGCTCGACCCGATCGCGGTGGACGCGCTGGCCGCCGCTCTGCAGGAGCGGTGCATGTCGAGCACTTCGGCCACGAGCAGCCGACACTCACCGAGATCTTCAAGGAGGCCGTGGCGTGAACGGATTGATGCTGGTCGCCCGTCGCGAGA from Nonomuraea muscovyensis includes the following:
- a CDS encoding SPFH domain-containing protein translates to MANTSGEAALEAAVVDMPAPHTGEHPVRAANGFVMLGVATALDLAGIALLVVGIVSLASGAGQGGMWVVIVSGLMILLGSFMYFGLTAVAPGEARVVQLLGRYVGTLRTPGFQWVNPITVRRRVSTRIRNHETDVTKVNDADGNPIQIATVVVWQVQDTAQAVFEVDDFVEFVAIQAETAVRHIAGSYPYDAHGEPRLSLRDNADEINERLSTEIAARVSSAGVKVIESRIIHLAYAPEIAHAMLRRQQAGAVVAARQRIVEGAVGMVEMALARLAEHDVVELDEERKAAMVSNLLVVLVGDRDTQPVVNTGTLYQ
- a CDS encoding GPP34 family phosphoprotein encodes the protein METQVKQGESLTRSAFLLAFDLRKEKLTQRGELGYLLRAATLAELLLAGNLADESGKARALTAPAAEPGSLRAVVWEQISNSPPRSWRRWVQKDHGKAVRVVRDELEAARMISVERRRILLFPLERITPRKAYLSRRLAERVGRAIRGGQPVGRLDEDVRVLAALATAARLKTVVPSWRERRLRRDRIQQLSVPVEPIATALRKSVEAARSAASEVG
- a CDS encoding ATP-binding cassette domain-containing protein, giving the protein MIEISELRKRFAGGPDAPDGKLALDGISFFVRPGEMFGFVGANGAGKTTTMRIVMGVLQADSGSVSRQGRQLGYDDRRRFGYMPEERGLYQKMWVAEQIEYFGPPARDERRGRQEGHRGPYEAAGCGRAQERPGAGALAGQPAARAAGARPRGAGAGRAVLRARPDRGGRAGRRSAGAVHVEHFGHEQPTLTEIFKEAVA